Part of the Candidatus Kaelpia aquatica genome, TTTATCCTAGTATAATCGATATATGTCCAATCTGTTGTATAACTCAACTTTCCATTTATATTCCTCTGCACCTTTAAGCCTGTCTTCTTTGTCCACCAGGTATCGTGACTTGGAGAGTGCTGCTCTTTGCCCCAACTAAAGTGTGGAGTAATTCTTAAGAATTTTTTCTGATTATAGAGCTCAAATTCTAGTAAATAATCTCTTCCCCAGGCTTCTCTCTCAGACCAACCTTGATTCTCTGCTTGCTTATATTCACCATTCCAGTATTCGTACTCAAACTTTATCTTTAACCTACCAAGGCGTGAGATATGAGGTGATGTTTCAAATCCCACCAAATGGGATTCATAAGGTAGATATGCAGCCGGGTCATTTGTTCTATAAGACAACTCATCGCCATAACGCAATTTTAACTTTAGATAACCTAATTTCTTAAGGCGAGGAATGGTGTACTCCATCTGATAGTATCTTTTATTACGGTTGTCGTAATAGGTGTCATTTAAAGACCATATCTCCTTAGCTTTATAGACTCTCTTTACAGTCTCCTCATGGTTTATAAAAGTAAACTTGGGGAGCCATTCTCTGATATGCAAGATCACCTCTTCCCGGTAATATTCTTGCTTGTTGATCGATATATAGTCCCGTACCTGGTCATTTCTTCTCTGGTTAAACTCCTGAGCCTCCAGCATTAAGCTCTCTATTCCTACTCTCTGTTCATCGTACTTATATTCACCTCTTACCCCTATCCAAGGGTGGATCTTTAATCCTTCACGATCTTTAAAGTAGGGGATCCTGAAGGCTTTATGTTTTGAGTAGTAAGGGTCAAGTATTGTGTTTATTGTCGGGCCCAATCTTTCAGCCCCATAGACTTTGCGTGCATCTACGCTTATAAATTCTGCTATTATTGCATCCTCTGGATAATCGCTGTATTCTTCGGCTTTATATTTTTTCTTTGCAGGTTTTGTTATTTTAGGTAGAGATCTTACTTCTTCTTTCTTTGAGACCTTTATTAACGGTTTTCTCTCTACTTTAGTTATTAGCTCAGATCTATCACTCTTTTCGTCCACCCCTTTAGACGCTTCCTTAATCTCAACTTTTTCTTCTATTTTTAACTCTATAATTTTCTTTGGCTCTATGCTTTTTGCAACTTTTATCTCTTCTTTTTTTGGAGCTGCAAAAGGATATAACTTCTTTGCGCGAGCATAATACTCTTTAGCTAACTCTGGATCCTGACTTTTAACATCGTTACCTTTTGCGCTTAAAGTATAGGCGAGTTTTATTTTCCACTCTGGATAAGCCTCTCCTGCTTCTGCAAGAAAAGTTTTTAAAAGGAGTGGGCTAGATAACAGGGTGATAAAAATAACAGCTGTTATTTTTAATCTCTTCATTTTTTAATTATAGCATAAAATTTCATTTTTAGCATAGTTAGAATTTTATTATGTAGTATAACAATACCATAACCACTATTAGACTTAGTATATAAAAATCATTGAATTTAAGGAACTCTGAAATCTTTACAGCGGGAGAGAGGTCTTCTCTCTTGTATTCAATCTCTCTTGTCTTCTCTATTTCTGCTATCCCTTTCCTGTTGCTGTCTCTATCCGACTTGTTCTCTTTAACCAAATCTTTGTACTTTTCAAGCTCTTGCTGTGAGAATCGGATAAACTTACCGGCAATCTTGTAGTGCGGAATCTTATACTCATCTATTAAACCTTGAAATATATCATCCTCAATCTTAAGAAATGCGGCTGACTCGCTGAAAGTTAAAAGCTTATCCATTGTTTTTAAAATTAAGAAACTTTTTCTTTGGAAAGCCAGTTTTCAACCTCTTTTCTATCAAAGAGATATTTAGACCCCTCTCTCATAACAGGTATCTTGTTATCTTCTACCCAGTTAAGAAGAGTCTCTCTGTCAACCTTAAGATAAGCTGCCATCTCTTCAAGCGTCAGAAACTTTGCTTTTTCAGATCTCATTATGCATTCACCGTTTAATATTGCCCCCTCTTCTACAACCAAGACAGGGGTCTTAATCTCACCTTTAACATTAGCAGGTGATATTAGAGTCAATCTTTTAAGGGCAATTATATTACCCTCTACTTTACCTGCGATTGTAATATCTTCACCGATTATCTCTGCACCTACATAAGCATCCTTTCCCACTATCAGTGTACCTTTCGTGTCAAGTTTGCCTTGAAAATTTCCGTTTATAGTAAGGTTTACAGAGTCTTTAAAGGTAAGCTCTCCCTGCATTGTAGCATTGACTTCTAAGACTTTATCATCACCTTTCTTTTTAATAGCCATATTACACCTCCCTTATATCCAGTTTATTGATTTTATTCCTGCTATCCTAACTAGATCGTTTTTAATATTTTCAGTATATCTGCCTAAAATCTTTAAGTTGAATTCTATTAGGCAGCTATCTTCTTGATCAGATAGAGTTTTAATGCTGAAATCTTTTATTTCGCTCCTATATTCAGCTAGTATCAACCTAACCTCCTGAAGTATTTTTAAGTCTTTCGAGCCTTCTATCTGCAGAGTTTTAAAGGCGGAGCTTCTTAAGATGTTTCTTTCAAAGTCGGGGAGGAAAAATAAGACCCCTAGTATTATTGCGGTTGTCACTATTGCCAAAATGTATCCGCCAGAACCTACTGCAAGTCCTATTCCAGCAACAGCCCAAAGAGACGCTGCTGTAGTTAAACCGCGTATTGAGGCTTTAAAGCGTATTATTGTTCCTGCCCCCAGAAAACCTATTCCGCTTATAACTTGCGCTGCTATTCTGGATGGGTCTGCAGAGGCACCATAGAGTTTGTGCATATTTATAGATATGATCATCATAAGAGCAGAGCCTACTCCAACCAGTATATGGGTTCTGAAGCCAGCAGCTCTTCCGTGCTGCTCTCTCTCAAGACCAATCAATCCTGAGAGTATCAATGCCAGTAGTATTTTAAAGATATCGGTTAAGTCCATCTCTCTCCAAATATCGAATAAGGTTCAAAATTTAAATCAGCTCCTATTCCTTTGTTCTTATTATACAGTTGGTAAGCAAAACCTGCAACCATTCCTGCATTATCTGATGAATATTTTTTATCAGTCAGATATACGTCTGTCTCTAGATTTTCCAGCAGCTCTCTCAATCTATTGTTAGCTGTTACTCCTCCGCCGGCAATAATCCTTTTAAGCTTAAAATCAACTAAAGCCTGCTCTGCCTTAAAAAGTAAGGATTTAAAAGCTGCCTCCTGGAATCCATAACATATTTCATCAATGTCAGAATCTTTAAGTTCATCTTGTTTCTTTAGATGGTAGAGTACCGCGGTCTTAAGGCCGCTATAACTTAAGTCATAACCATCTTTTACCTTTGGCGGGGTAAAAGTAATATCTCTTTTTTTTGCTCTCTTTGCCCTTCTCTCTACCTCTGGACCTCCAGGGAAACCGAGCCCGAGCATTTTGGCAACCTTATCGAAGGATTCACCTAAGGCATCATCTCTAGTTTTTCCAATTAATTTAAAATCGCAAAAACCTTTGACTATAAATAGACTTGTATGACCGCCTGAAATAGCAAGTCCTAAGTAAGGAAACTCTATCTCTGCTTGACTTAAATAGGGTGAATATAGATGGGCTAGAATATGATCTACAGGTATCAGCGGCAGACCTAACCCATAGGCAATAGATTTTGCAAATGTGATACCTACCATAAGTGAGCCTATTAATCCCGGCCCCTGCGTAACAGCCAGAGCATCTATTTTGGATAGACCTACCCCTGATTTAGAGAGTGCCTCTTTGAAGGCAGGAAGTATTACCTCTACATGGTGACGTGTTGCTATCTCAGGCACTATTCCTCCATACTTTTTATGCAGCCCTACGCTAGAAGCTATAATATTTGATTCGACAATATTACCGTCTTTAACAACGGCTATTGATGTCTCATCACATGAAGTCTCTATGCCCAGTATTCTCATCTTAGCTCCGACAATTTAACCGGGTAAGTGCTCTCTTTTATTTCGGCTAACATACTCAATATGGTTTTAAGTGTTGTCTCCCTATCATGACCTATTGCTATTGCAAAACCTTTCCGTTTTGCCAAACGTATAGCCTCTCTAATCTGCTTTTTAATATACCCACTATCTTCAATATTATCTATAAAAACATCTCTTTGAAAACATTTTAAATTTAGCTCTTTTGCTACCTCTAGACTTTTAGAGTCTGACACTACGCGGCTATCCAAAAAATAGAGACCTCTCTCTTTAAGAATCTTTAAGATAGTAGTCATCTTTTCTTTATCTCTGCATAAAGATGAGCCCATGTGGTTGTTTGCCCCCTTGACATCTCTTAATTCATTTAGAAAGCCATTCAGCTCTTCTATTATATTTTCATCCGAGGTTGTGCTTTTAATCGTGAATTTCTCAAGGTGTTTCTCTATTTTTTTGCTTTTAACAGGCTCCATTGGTAGGTGAAGGAGTACCTCATGGCCGCTCTTCTTGGCTATCAAGCTTATGCTCTTTGAATACTGTAGATTAGGGAGTATTGATATATTTAGAGGCAGTTCGATTTCTTTTAAGTAATGGAGAGTCTTATTACTATATCCAAAGTCATCGAGCACTATAACTAAGCAGCCCTTATCTTTTTTGATTAATTTAATATTATATAAAGGCATTTTTTTAAATAATACGCTGTATTCCGCATCACTAGGCAGCCCACCTCTTTCTATGAGTAGAAAACCTTCTCTCTCTAGTATGCTCTTCAGTTCTTCTCGAAATGCATAGAAAGGGAAATCAGGAGGTACTTCATATATCCTCTCTATAAGCAGATATTTGGAGCCAAATTTTTTATAAATATCTTTAGACTCTTTTTTTAATGCATAATTGTCAATACCGAAACTGCCTAAGTAATTCTTTAGGTGGGATTCAATTCTCTCTGTTTTCTTAATATGATCATAAGGCAAGAGATAAAATGTAGAGATTGTAATAAATAATGCAATTAACAGCTTTAAAGAGAGTCTCATTAAGATTCAGAGAGCATCTTATTGTACTTGACTAACCCTTTCATTATATTTATTGCTTGCTCAAGCTCAAAGTCCAGCTTATCTTCTTTTTCTTCGAGCGATATCTCTTCTTTTCCTTCTTCAATATCTTCAAACATAGTTTCGGTATCTAATTCGGATGAGGCATCTTCAAGCAGAGCTTTGATTCTTTTTTTATCTATCTTAACATCAGGCTCTACTCCCTTTTCGTGTATCAAATTTCCGCTCGGAGTATAATAATGGGCTGTTGTCAGCCTTACTGCTGAATTATCCTTTAAAGGTATAATTGTCTGTACAGAGGCTTTTCCAAACGAAGTCTGACCTATAATCAAGCCTCTGTTATTATCTTTTATTGCCCCAGCAAGAATCTCAGAACCACTTGCACTGCCTTTATTTATAAGAACGATTAGAGGTGCTTTTATGAAGCTTCCTCCGCCGGAGTGAAACCTCATATCCTGTTTAGCATTTCTACCTTGAGTATAAACCACTAGATCCCCTTTGGGTAGAAACTCACTCGTTATAGCTACTGCTATATCAAGAAGTCCGCCGGGATTATTTCTTAGATCAACTATCAGGCCTTCGATTTTTTTATCTTTAAAGCTCTTTAGTGCTTTTTTAAAATCAGGCAATGTATTCTCTTGAAACTCAAGAATCTTAATATAGCCTATATCGTCATTTATAACCCTAACCTCTTTAACGCTCTCTATCTTTACAATATCCCTTATGATTTTAAAACCTATTAACCGTTGTTCACTCTCTCTTAATACCGTAATAGCAACCTCTGTTTTGGGCTTGCCTCTTAATTTTTTGACAGCCTCCATGAGAGTAATTCCTTTCGTGCTCTCATCTCCTATCTTTACTATTCTATCCCCAGCCTGTAGGCCTGCTTCATATCCTGGCGTACCTTCAAGAGGTGATATTATAGTAAGCACTCCGGTCTTTATGGCGATCACTATTCCTATTCCTCCAAATTCACCTTCGGTTTCCACTCTTAACTCTTGATAGAGATCAGGCTCTAAAAACTGACTATAAGGGTCTAGTGCTCCCAACATCCCCTGAAGCGCTCCATAGATTATATCCTTCGGCGTTTCTTCCTCTACGTACTCTTGCTGAATAAGGGCTATGACGTCAGAAAAGACCTCAAGATTTGAATAGAGATCTTGATCGTTGCTTTTACTTGGCTTGTTGATGTCGACATCCAATGAATAGCTTGGGATATTATGCAAAGTTATTGAGATAGCTATTGCAATAACAATTAAAAATAAAACCCTCTTCATGTCAGGCCTCCCAGTTCTCGGTTTAATAGTTTATTGGCTATTCCAGGGTTTGCTTTCCCTTTCGTTGCCTTCATAATCTGTCCTATAAGAAATTTTATTGCCTCTCTCCTGCCGCTTTTAAAATCTTCAACAGCCCCGGGATTTTCTCTTATGATCCGGGCTACTATATCTTGAATATCAGATTCTTTGTTTATCTGTGTTAGGTTCTCTTTTTCAATTATAACCGAAGGGTCGAGATCTCTCTTTATAAGTTCAGGCAAGATGCTCCTTGCTATCTTTATAGATAGCTCTTTTTTTTCTATCATATTAAGTAATTTAGCACAATTTAAAGCAGAAAGCTTTATCTCTTTAAAGCCTATTTTGTGTTCATTAGCTACCCCTATTATATCAGATGTTATGAAATTGCAGATCAGCTTAGGGTTATCGCAGACCTTTAAAACCTCTTCGAAATAATCTCCAACACTCTTATCTTTTACCAGTAATTCGGTATCATAATCACTCAAACTGTATTTATTTTTAAACCTCTCTCTTCTCTTTTGCGGCAACTCCGGTAATTCTTTTTTAATACTATTATTTAGCTCCTTGGATATTTCGTATTTAACTAGATCAGGCTCAGGGAAATACCTGTAATCATGAACATCTTCTTTGCTTCTCATCGCAATTGTCATCTGTCTTCTCTCATCCCAAAGGCGAGTCTCATGAACAACCTCTTCACTGTTTTCAAGCACGATTCTCTGTCTATCTATTTCATGTTCCAGAGCTTGCCTGATACCCCGAAATGTGTTCATGTTTTTTAACTCTATCTTCCTTCCTAACTCTTTTGCGCCTTCTGCAGCTAGAGATATATTTGAATCGCACCTTAAACTTCCTTCTTCCATGTTGCAATCAGATATACCAAGATAGAGCACAGTAGTTCTAAGCTCCTGAAGAAAGTCATATGCTTCTTGAGGTGAATGTATGTCGGGTTCAGTTACAATCTCTATCAGCGGAACTCCTGTTCTATTGTAGTCGACAAAACTTCTCTTATTATCTTCTGAGTGCATTAATTTTCCGGCATCCTCTTCCATGTGAATACGGTTGATGTGAATATCTCTACCGTTAATATTTAGAAATCCATCCTTGCCCACCGGAAAACTATATTGAGATATTTGGTAATTTTTGGGTAGATCTGGATAGTAGTAGTTCTTTCTGTCAAAACTGACATACTCAGAGATAGCACAGTTTAAGGCCAAGGCAGCTTTTATAGCATAATGAAAAGCTCGCTGATTTAAGACCGGCAATGCTCCAGGAAGACCAAGACAGACGGGACAGGTATGTGTGTTAGGATCTTTTGTGTATGCTGTAGAGCAAGAGCAAAATATCTTTGTTTTGCTTCCAAGATGGATGTGTATCTCAAGCCCTATTGTGGTTTTATATTTCATAGTCCGCTATAAGCTCTTTCTACTCCATAAGCTATGTTTAATAATTTCTGTTCTTGAAAATAATCAGCCATTATCTGAAGTCCTAAAGGAAGGCCTTCACTGTTTTTACCTACAGGCATTGATATCGCAGGTATTCCAGCCAGATTGGCCGGAATCGTAAAAATATCAGAGAGATACATTTTAAGAGGATCTTCTGTTCTCTCCCCCAACTTGAAAGCAGCCGTAGGAGAGGTTGGAGATATAATGCAGTCATATCTCTTAAAAGCTTCCTGAAAATCTCTCTTTATAAGAGTCCTTACCTTAGCTGCTCTTAGATAGTAGGCATCATAATACCCGCTTGATAATGAATATGTTCCTAGGATTATTCTTCTTTTTGCCTCTTCTCCAAAGCCTTTTGACTTTGTTGCTAAATACATCTTGATCATTGGATTTACCATCTCTTTTATCCAGCCTGCGCTCTCGACTCTTAAGCCGTACTCTACTCCATCATAGCGGGCCAGGTTTGAGCTCGCTTCAGAAGGAGCTATAATGTAATAAGTGCTTACTGCATATTCAGTATGGGGCAAGCTTATCCTGTCTACGGTAGCCCCCTCTTTTTTCAATAACTCTAACACTTCATCGATTCTATCTTGAACTTCACCATCTATCCCCTCAGGGAAATACTCATTCGGTATTGCTATCTTTATGCCTTTGAGCACAGGTTCTAAATTTTTACTATATTCTGGCTTCTGCTCACTAGAAGAGGTTGAATCTTTTGGGTCATAACCTGATATTGCCTCCAGAAGCAGAGCAGTATCTTTAACATCTCTTGTTAAAGGGCCGACTTGATCTAGGCTAGATGCAAATGCTATCAAACCGTAACGGGATACCCTGCCGTAGGTAGGCTTTAACCCTACCACTCCGCATAGGGATGCAGGTTGGCGTATCGAGCCTCCGGTATCACTTCCCAGTGCCCAGAGAGCTTCTTCAGCTCCAACCGCTGCAGCAGAACCTCCAGAAGAACCGCCTGGAACTCTAGAGAGATCGTGAGGGTTCTTTGTAGCGCCATAGCAGGAAGTCTCACAAGAAGAGCCAAAGGCAAACTCATCCATGTTTGTTTTTCCTAATAATATTGCTCCATTACTTTTGAGATTTTCAATTACGGTTGCATTATAAGGAGGTTTAAAACCCTCTAAGATCTTAGAACTACAAGTCGTGGGTTCATCTTTGACACAGAGATTATCTTTTATTGCAACAGGTAATCCTTTAAGTGCTAGATCGCTATCATCCCCATCTAATCTCTTTGCTTCTTCAATGGCGCAATCCTTATTTATTGATACATAAGCATTTATATTCTTATCAGTCTGTTCTATCTTGTTTAAGTAGGACTCAACAACCTCTTTGATTTTAACCTCTTTTCTATCTATGAGGTCTTTGAGTTTATACGCACTGAGTTCTGTAAGATTCATCTTAATAGACTTTGGGTACTGAGAAAAAATTACCTTCTCTATCCGGGGCGTTTTGAAGTACCTCTTCTACTGAAAGCGACGGCTTCTCAATGTCTTTACGCAGCATATTTTTAAGCTCTAAGACGTGGAAGGTAGGCTCTACATCTTTAACGTCTAGTTCTTTTAATTTATCAATATAGCTCAGTATATTCTCTATCTGCTGCAAGTACTGCTCTATCTCTTCATCACTTAAATATAATCGGGCCAGATAAGCTGTATGAGCTACAATATCTTTAGAAATTTGCATAGCACTTGTATATCACAGGGGGGTAAAAAAATCAAGAATAGTATTTTAAAACATAGAGCTGTCAGTCTTCAGAATGCGCATATACCAAAGAGAAGGCATTGAAAATAGCCTCTTGTAGAAGTGGAACATCCTCAGCATAAGTAAAGATAGGTGAAGGAGTAATGTGGAATATAGGTTTTACATCATTTTCTATCAGCAGTTCAGCCATTTCATTTAAATAGCTTACTACTTGGTCTAAAGGAATTCTATGGCGAGGGGCTAATCTGTTTGAAAAAGAGTCTAAATCAATACTGACAACAATAGTCTCTCCTTTATATTGATCCCAAGGCACTTCATTAAGGCTTGAAATATGAGCTGCAATATCCTTTCTATAAGGTGTGACTTCAACCCAGGGAGGAACAAGCCAATAGGCATCACTTATGCACTCTTGTTCCTTTCCCAGTCTAACCCAGTTTCCAGAGTGAAGATCAGTGGTGTCTTGGTAGGTCTCAGTAGTATCTCTATAGTCTCTGTGAGCATCTAAGTTGATGACAACGACATTTTTTAATCCTTGTTCTTGCAGCCAAAGAACTAAGCCCTGATGTTCATCTGTAATAACAGCGGGTATAGGAATTTCACGCATGCCCGATTGCTCTGTCGCTATCAGCCCATGTGCGCCAACACTATATTTCAATAATTCATAAAGTAAATTTATTTTGGGATTAAAAACATCGAGGACTGATGATACATCTTTTACTCTACGTGCAAAAGCGTTGGAACACATAGATAACAACACTATGGTTATAAAAATATTTTTTTTCCACATTATTACACCCCGTTACAGTAAGCATACCATAATTTAAACTAAATATTACTGCAGGTGCTATTTTTTAAAAAGCAAATATAGATATTTAATGCAGGATATTATTATATATCTTAAGTTCTCTTTGAACTTGTTCGATTCTTTCATCTAAATAAGGGTGTGTTTTTAGATAGTATCTTTTAATTGGTGAATCAAATTGAAATTTTTGTATTTTTTTTAATAGCGATATCATTCCTTGAGGGTTAAAACCGGCTTCCTGGAGATATTTTAAAGCCAATCTATCTGCCTCAAACTCTCTCTCTTTGCTATAAGCAAGGAGCAGCAGTATCATGGCAACTTGACTGTTTTTAGCAGTACGTGCATCAGGTGAACTTGTACCCATCATTATAAATAAAGCCTGAGTGCCTATTGCTTCCTGAAGTTTAAGAATGTTGTGCCTTAAAACAATATGTGATAGCTCATGAGCAAGTACTGCAGCTACTTCATCTTCTCCTTCCAGCATATCAATAAGAACTTTGTTGATATAAATATAGCCTCCCGGCAATGCAAAAGCATTAGGGCCTTTATCAGAAGATCCTTCATCATGATTACTTTCTTCTTCATCTATTACATTAAAATAATATACCAGTCCTTTTCGGTCACAATGTTCGACAAGTTTATAACCTATCTTATTAACAACATCTTTTAAGCGGGGGTCTTTCATTATTTCAAACTCTTCTTCAACCCGCAGAGAAATCTTTTTACCCAGCTTAATTTCTTTCTCTTCCGAGATAAAATTAAGATTTTCTTTGCCGGTAAGTATATTGTAATTTACTCTAGTGCAGCCTGATGTGAATAATAATAATAAGAATCCCAATAGAAGGAAGGTTCTCTTGAAACAGAGTGTCATTTTTTTCTTAATTCTAGGAGTATCTCTGCCAGTATCTGCTCTATTCTACCTAATGCCTCAATCTGCTTTTTCTGCCCCTCTTCTTGCTCTCTTTGAACATTTTTGGCCTCTTGAGCAAGCTTCATCATGTCAGGAAAGTCCTTGAATCCCATAAAATTATCCTCCCTTCTTAGCGGTATACTTTTTCTATTTTAAGCTGCTGGTTATTGAACTCGATTATCTTGAATCTCATACCCCGGACAGTTATTAGATCTGGTTCTGGAAATTTCATCAATATAGCATTACCCCCTTCTAAACACGTAAGCAGCAATGTTTTTCTATTACCTGAATACTCATAACCAGAATAATAGAGATCCTCACCCATATTGGATAATATTTTCTCACCCGCACTGAAAGTATAGGTTTTGGTTGGCTCTGATACAGCTGAGAAGACCCCTTTTAAAACATTATCAAAGTCGGAGCCGTAAAGCACGGTGCTTATTGTTAAAAA contains:
- a CDS encoding helix-turn-helix domain-containing protein, which codes for MDKLLTFSESAAFLKIEDDIFQGLIDEYKIPHYKIAGKFIRFSQQELEKYKDLVKENKSDRDSNRKGIAEIEKTREIEYKREDLSPAVKISEFLKFNDFYILSLIVVMVLLYYIIKF
- a CDS encoding polymer-forming cytoskeletal protein, yielding MAIKKKGDDKVLEVNATMQGELTFKDSVNLTINGNFQGKLDTKGTLIVGKDAYVGAEIIGEDITIAGKVEGNIIALKRLTLISPANVKGEIKTPVLVVEEGAILNGECIMRSEKAKFLTLEEMAAYLKVDRETLLNWVEDNKIPVMREGSKYLFDRKEVENWLSKEKVS
- a CDS encoding MgtC/SapB family protein encodes the protein MDLTDIFKILLALILSGLIGLEREQHGRAAGFRTHILVGVGSALMMIISINMHKLYGASADPSRIAAQVISGIGFLGAGTIIRFKASIRGLTTAASLWAVAGIGLAVGSGGYILAIVTTAIILGVLFFLPDFERNILRSSAFKTLQIEGSKDLKILQEVRLILAEYRSEIKDFSIKTLSDQEDSCLIEFNLKILGRYTENIKNDLVRIAGIKSINWI
- the tsaD gene encoding tRNA (adenosine(37)-N6)-threonylcarbamoyltransferase complex transferase subunit TsaD, which translates into the protein MRILGIETSCDETSIAVVKDGNIVESNIIASSVGLHKKYGGIVPEIATRHHVEVILPAFKEALSKSGVGLSKIDALAVTQGPGLIGSLMVGITFAKSIAYGLGLPLIPVDHILAHLYSPYLSQAEIEFPYLGLAISGGHTSLFIVKGFCDFKLIGKTRDDALGESFDKVAKMLGLGFPGGPEVERRAKRAKKRDITFTPPKVKDGYDLSYSGLKTAVLYHLKKQDELKDSDIDEICYGFQEAAFKSLLFKAEQALVDFKLKRIIAGGGVTANNRLRELLENLETDVYLTDKKYSSDNAGMVAGFAYQLYNKNKGIGADLNFEPYSIFGERWT
- a CDS encoding divergent polysaccharide deacetylase family protein, which produces MRLSLKLLIALFITISTFYLLPYDHIKKTERIESHLKNYLGSFGIDNYALKKESKDIYKKFGSKYLLIERIYEVPPDFPFYAFREELKSILEREGFLLIERGGLPSDAEYSVLFKKMPLYNIKLIKKDKGCLVIVLDDFGYSNKTLHYLKEIELPLNISILPNLQYSKSISLIAKKSGHEVLLHLPMEPVKSKKIEKHLEKFTIKSTTSDENIIEELNGFLNELRDVKGANNHMGSSLCRDKEKMTTILKILKERGLYFLDSRVVSDSKSLEVAKELNLKCFQRDVFIDNIEDSGYIKKQIREAIRLAKRKGFAIAIGHDRETTLKTILSMLAEIKESTYPVKLSELR
- a CDS encoding S41 family peptidase; its protein translation is MKRVLFLIVIAIAISITLHNIPSYSLDVDINKPSKSNDQDLYSNLEVFSDVIALIQQEYVEEETPKDIIYGALQGMLGALDPYSQFLEPDLYQELRVETEGEFGGIGIVIAIKTGVLTIISPLEGTPGYEAGLQAGDRIVKIGDESTKGITLMEAVKKLRGKPKTEVAITVLRESEQRLIGFKIIRDIVKIESVKEVRVINDDIGYIKILEFQENTLPDFKKALKSFKDKKIEGLIVDLRNNPGGLLDIAVAITSEFLPKGDLVVYTQGRNAKQDMRFHSGGGSFIKAPLIVLINKGSASGSEILAGAIKDNNRGLIIGQTSFGKASVQTIIPLKDNSAVRLTTAHYYTPSGNLIHEKGVEPDVKIDKKRIKALLEDASSELDTETMFEDIEEGKEEISLEEKEDKLDFELEQAINIMKGLVKYNKMLSES
- the gatB gene encoding Asp-tRNA(Asn)/Glu-tRNA(Gln) amidotransferase subunit GatB, with protein sequence MKYKTTIGLEIHIHLGSKTKIFCSCSTAYTKDPNTHTCPVCLGLPGALPVLNQRAFHYAIKAALALNCAISEYVSFDRKNYYYPDLPKNYQISQYSFPVGKDGFLNINGRDIHINRIHMEEDAGKLMHSEDNKRSFVDYNRTGVPLIEIVTEPDIHSPQEAYDFLQELRTTVLYLGISDCNMEEGSLRCDSNISLAAEGAKELGRKIELKNMNTFRGIRQALEHEIDRQRIVLENSEEVVHETRLWDERRQMTIAMRSKEDVHDYRYFPEPDLVKYEISKELNNSIKKELPELPQKRRERFKNKYSLSDYDTELLVKDKSVGDYFEEVLKVCDNPKLICNFITSDIIGVANEHKIGFKEIKLSALNCAKLLNMIEKKELSIKIARSILPELIKRDLDPSVIIEKENLTQINKESDIQDIVARIIRENPGAVEDFKSGRREAIKFLIGQIMKATKGKANPGIANKLLNRELGGLT
- the gatA gene encoding Asp-tRNA(Asn)/Glu-tRNA(Gln) amidotransferase subunit GatA, which encodes MNLTELSAYKLKDLIDRKEVKIKEVVESYLNKIEQTDKNINAYVSINKDCAIEEAKRLDGDDSDLALKGLPVAIKDNLCVKDEPTTCSSKILEGFKPPYNATVIENLKSNGAILLGKTNMDEFAFGSSCETSCYGATKNPHDLSRVPGGSSGGSAAAVGAEEALWALGSDTGGSIRQPASLCGVVGLKPTYGRVSRYGLIAFASSLDQVGPLTRDVKDTALLLEAISGYDPKDSTSSSEQKPEYSKNLEPVLKGIKIAIPNEYFPEGIDGEVQDRIDEVLELLKKEGATVDRISLPHTEYAVSTYYIIAPSEASSNLARYDGVEYGLRVESAGWIKEMVNPMIKMYLATKSKGFGEEAKRRIILGTYSLSSGYYDAYYLRAAKVRTLIKRDFQEAFKRYDCIISPTSPTAAFKLGERTEDPLKMYLSDIFTIPANLAGIPAISMPVGKNSEGLPLGLQIMADYFQEQKLLNIAYGVERAYSGL
- the gatC gene encoding Asp-tRNA(Asn)/Glu-tRNA(Gln) amidotransferase subunit GatC, producing MQISKDIVAHTAYLARLYLSDEEIEQYLQQIENILSYIDKLKELDVKDVEPTFHVLELKNMLRKDIEKPSLSVEEVLQNAPDREGNFFSVPKVY
- a CDS encoding M48 family metalloprotease, with translation MGFLLLLFTSGCTRVNYNILTGKENLNFISEEKEIKLGKKISLRVEEEFEIMKDPRLKDVVNKIGYKLVEHCDRKGLVYYFNVIDEEESNHDEGSSDKGPNAFALPGGYIYINKVLIDMLEGEDEVAAVLAHELSHIVLRHNILKLQEAIGTQALFIMMGTSSPDARTAKNSQVAMILLLLAYSKEREFEADRLALKYLQEAGFNPQGMISLLKKIQKFQFDSPIKRYYLKTHPYLDERIEQVQRELKIYNNILH